A genomic segment from Desulfonatronum lacustre DSM 10312 encodes:
- a CDS encoding TIGR03915 family putative DNA repair protein, with product MDQIPRIFSYDGSFDGLLCAFAAADGEGLERCGFVVEGGGRPGLWPPTRVAVHAETAARFLERLRRSGGEGAVQHLVYVFLAEVQGAEPELYEFARLTLQAGTSVLGMRTNAAVRRVMDWKAKVGKEAHRCTGLLRFMELRDATLYARFEPDHNVLPLVAPHFQRRFPQDNWVIHDLRRGLALAWDGQELHPVVGVPENVDALLSRRETTFQELWREYVQALAVPERRNPALQRRFMPRRYWKHLVERPN from the coding sequence ATGGATCAGATACCGCGTATTTTTTCCTACGACGGAAGCTTCGACGGACTGCTGTGTGCCTTTGCCGCGGCGGATGGAGAAGGGCTGGAGCGGTGCGGGTTTGTGGTCGAGGGTGGGGGGCGGCCCGGGTTGTGGCCGCCGACACGGGTAGCGGTCCATGCCGAGACGGCGGCTCGGTTTTTAGAGCGTTTGCGCCGGTCAGGCGGGGAAGGGGCTGTTCAGCATTTGGTTTATGTGTTTTTGGCCGAAGTTCAGGGGGCTGAGCCGGAGCTGTACGAATTCGCGCGCCTCACGCTGCAAGCAGGGACAAGCGTCCTGGGGATGAGGACCAACGCCGCGGTGCGCCGGGTGATGGACTGGAAGGCCAAGGTCGGCAAGGAGGCGCATCGCTGTACCGGCCTGCTGCGTTTCATGGAATTGCGGGACGCAACCCTGTACGCCCGCTTTGAGCCGGACCACAATGTGTTGCCGCTCGTGGCCCCCCATTTTCAGCGCCGTTTTCCCCAGGACAACTGGGTGATCCACGACCTGCGTCGCGGGCTGGCCCTGGCCTGGGACGGCCAGGAGTTGCATCCGGTGGTCGGGGTCCCCGAAAACGTGGACGCCCTGCTCAGCCGACGTGAAACCACGTTCCAGGAACTCTGGCGAGAGTATGTCCAGGCCCTGGCCGTGCCCGAGCGCCGCAATCCGGCCTTGCAGCGCCGGTTCATGCCCCGGCGGTATTGGAAGCATCTGGTGGAGCGCCCGAATTGA
- a CDS encoding putative DNA modification/repair radical SAM protein has translation MVLNSVAKVPLSLSPGLDFGTEPRLGTPALIRRPDLVRKVAILAESARYDVSCSSSGSTAARPGAVLGAPAHSGICHSWAADGRCISLLKILYTNVCEYNCAYCVNRGDNDLPRTTFTVGQLVDLTLNFYRRNYIEGLFLSSAVCRNPDWTMERMVRVAEELRRVHGFGGYIHLKVIPGSAPELIQRAGLAADRLSVNIELPSEASLRSLAPQKTREGVLLPMLRISELIGEAAHGRRGLPARTAKAPVFAPAGQSTQLIVGASPEPDRQILRLAEALYGRFGLKRVYYSGYVPVSRDNRLPVLNAPPLLREHRLYQADWLLRYYGFQSAELFDDQHEWLDEQLDPKAAWALRHPDLFPVEVNRAPLDQLLRIPGIGIRSSRRIIAARRFGPLHPEDLKKLGVVMKRARFFVTASGKFWNNEAWNPAQAETVLRGLEKTRAPRMKQLSLW, from the coding sequence ATGGTTTTAAACTCAGTGGCAAAAGTGCCTCTCTCTTTAAGCCCGGGCCTTGATTTCGGCACCGAGCCCCGCCTCGGCACCCCCGCGCTGATCCGTCGGCCGGATCTGGTCCGCAAGGTGGCCATTCTGGCCGAGTCGGCCCGCTACGACGTGTCCTGCTCCTCCAGCGGTTCCACGGCGGCTCGTCCCGGAGCCGTGTTGGGCGCTCCGGCTCATTCCGGAATCTGTCACAGTTGGGCCGCGGACGGGCGGTGCATTTCCCTGCTTAAGATTTTGTATACCAACGTCTGCGAGTATAATTGCGCGTACTGCGTCAATCGCGGCGACAACGACCTGCCCCGGACCACCTTCACGGTCGGCCAGCTCGTGGACCTGACCTTGAACTTCTATCGGCGCAATTACATCGAAGGACTGTTTCTGAGTTCCGCGGTCTGCCGCAATCCGGATTGGACCATGGAGCGGATGGTCCGGGTGGCCGAAGAGCTGCGTCGCGTCCATGGCTTCGGCGGCTACATCCATTTGAAGGTCATCCCCGGCTCGGCTCCGGAACTGATCCAGCGGGCCGGTCTGGCCGCGGACCGGCTGAGCGTGAACATTGAACTGCCCTCCGAGGCCTCCCTGCGCAGCCTTGCGCCCCAAAAGACCCGGGAGGGGGTGCTGCTGCCCATGCTCCGGATCAGCGAGCTGATCGGCGAGGCGGCCCACGGGCGGCGCGGGCTGCCGGCACGAACCGCGAAAGCCCCGGTGTTCGCCCCGGCGGGACAGAGCACGCAGTTGATCGTGGGGGCCAGTCCGGAGCCGGATCGGCAGATTCTGCGGCTTGCCGAGGCGCTGTACGGGCGGTTCGGGCTGAAGCGGGTCTACTACAGCGGCTACGTGCCGGTCAGCCGGGACAACCGCCTGCCGGTTCTGAATGCGCCACCGTTGCTGCGGGAGCATCGTCTGTACCAGGCGGACTGGCTGCTGCGGTATTACGGCTTCCAGAGCGCGGAACTGTTCGATGACCAACACGAGTGGCTGGACGAGCAGCTCGACCCCAAGGCCGCCTGGGCACTGCGTCATCCGGACCTGTTTCCCGTGGAGGTCAACCGGGCCCCCCTGGACCAACTCCTGCGCATCCCCGGCATCGGGATCCGCTCGTCCCGACGGATCATCGCGGCCCGCCGCTTCGGGCCCCTGCACCCCGAAGACCTGAAGAAACTCGGCGTGGTCATGAAACGCGCCCGCTTCTTCGTCACGGCCAGCGGCAAGTTCTGGAACAACGAAGCCTGGAACCCGGCCCAGGCCGAAACCGTGCTCCGCGGCCTGGAAAAGACCAGAGCGCCAAGGATGAAGCAGTTGTCGCTTTGGTGA
- the htpX gene encoding protease HtpX, which yields MKRIGLFLLTNIAILVVLSIVLSLLGFTGILDETGRGLDYGSLLVFAAVFGFGGSFISLAISKWMAKRLTGAKVITSPRNQAEAWLVETVKNQAARAGIGMPEVAVYDSDAPNAFATGMSKNNALVAVSTGLMRSMTQDEVEAVLAHEVSHVANGDMVTLTLIQGVVNTFVIFISRVVGYFVDRVILKNEEGLGLGFFITSIVAQIVFGILASVVVLYFSREREYRADAGGAKLAGREKMVAALEKLKRGVQEPLPEQMSAFGINGKPEGHGLKLLFMTHPPLDDRIAALKRQNIQ from the coding sequence ATGAAACGGATTGGATTGTTTTTACTAACAAACATCGCCATCCTCGTGGTTTTGAGCATCGTCCTTTCCCTGTTGGGCTTCACGGGCATTCTCGATGAAACGGGCAGGGGTCTGGACTATGGCAGCTTGCTGGTCTTCGCCGCTGTTTTCGGCTTTGGCGGTTCGTTCATCTCCCTGGCCATATCCAAATGGATGGCCAAGCGCCTGACCGGGGCCAAAGTCATCACCTCGCCGCGCAACCAGGCCGAGGCTTGGCTCGTGGAAACCGTGAAAAATCAGGCGGCCCGCGCCGGCATCGGCATGCCCGAGGTGGCCGTCTACGACTCCGACGCCCCCAATGCATTTGCCACGGGAATGAGCAAAAACAACGCCCTGGTGGCGGTGAGCACAGGACTCATGCGCTCCATGACCCAGGACGAGGTGGAGGCGGTTCTGGCCCACGAGGTCAGCCACGTGGCCAACGGGGACATGGTCACCCTGACCCTGATCCAGGGCGTGGTGAACACCTTCGTGATCTTCATCTCCCGGGTGGTGGGCTATTTTGTGGACCGGGTGATCCTCAAGAACGAGGAAGGCCTGGGGCTGGGCTTTTTCATCACCAGCATCGTGGCCCAGATCGTTTTCGGCATCCTGGCCAGCGTCGTGGTCCTCTACTTCAGCCGTGAACGGGAATACCGGGCCGACGCAGGTGGAGCCAAGCTGGCCGGACGGGAAAAGATGGTCGCGGCCCTGGAAAAACTGAAACGAGGCGTTCAGGAGCCCCTTCCGGAGCAGATGTCCGCCTTTGGCATCAACGGCAAGCCCGAAGGCCACGGCCTGAAGCTGCTGTTCATGACCCACCCGCCGCTGGATGATCGCATCGCCGCCCTGAAACGGCAGAACATCCAGTAG
- a CDS encoding ribonuclease H-like domain-containing protein, protein MLTHSFCHLPRIGNVTERKIWEAGIPSWKEARNNGGRYPKLFSKAALETLEESEDRLDNGEAAWFAEHLPRNETWRLCSHFADRAAFVDIETTSGPGPVHITTIALYDGERLRTYVHGRNLEAFGDDIREYSLLVTFNGRCFDAPIIQRELRAPLPEAHVDLRFVLRSLGMKGGLKSCEKQMGLGRNDLEGLDGYFAVLLWHEYQATGDERALETLLAYNAADVLSMPVLLAHAYEAKLRETPFFTAQPPRPEIPENPHQACPEIIHRIRKRFGLRFLPKMR, encoded by the coding sequence ATGCTCACCCATTCCTTCTGCCATCTGCCCCGCATCGGCAACGTCACGGAACGAAAAATCTGGGAGGCCGGCATCCCGTCCTGGAAAGAAGCCCGGAACAACGGAGGACGGTACCCGAAGCTCTTCTCCAAGGCCGCGCTGGAAACCCTGGAAGAATCGGAGGACCGCCTGGACAACGGGGAAGCAGCCTGGTTCGCCGAACATCTGCCCCGAAACGAAACCTGGCGGCTCTGCTCTCATTTCGCGGACCGCGCGGCCTTCGTGGACATCGAGACCACCAGCGGACCGGGCCCGGTGCACATCACCACCATCGCCCTGTACGACGGCGAACGCCTGCGCACCTACGTCCACGGCCGGAATCTGGAAGCCTTTGGCGACGACATCCGGGAATACTCCCTGCTGGTGACCTTCAACGGCCGGTGCTTCGACGCCCCGATCATCCAGCGCGAACTCCGGGCCCCGCTCCCCGAGGCCCATGTGGACCTGCGCTTCGTGCTGCGTTCCCTGGGGATGAAAGGCGGATTGAAGTCGTGTGAAAAGCAGATGGGATTGGGACGGAACGATCTGGAGGGACTGGACGGATACTTTGCCGTGCTGCTCTGGCACGAATACCAGGCCACCGGTGATGAACGGGCCCTGGAAACCCTGCTGGCCTACAACGCGGCGGACGTGCTCTCCATGCCGGTCCTGCTGGCCCATGCCTACGAGGCCAAGCTCCGGGAAACCCCGTTCTTCACCGCCCAGCCTCCTCGCCCGGAAATCCCCGAAAACCCGCACCAAGCCTGCCCGGAAATCATCCACCGCATCCGCAAACGCTTCGGCCTGCGGTTTCTGCCGAAAATGCGCTAG
- the metG gene encoding methionine--tRNA ligase, translating into MQSFFLSTPIYYVNAKPHLGHAYTTAVADSMIRFQKLMGRRTFFLTGTDEHGDKIVRAAEARGVSPREYVDTVSAQFQGLWDALGYGYDDFIRTTQPRHVERVQRFLQRIYDRGDIYHGEYGGHYCFGCERFYTEKELRDGLCPDHLTAPEYIQEKNYFFRMSKYLGPLREHIEANPDFIRPERYRNEVLGLLREDLGDLCISRPKSRLSWGIELPFDPEYVTYVWFDALLNYITALEWPDGERFATFWPQAQHLVAKDILKPHAVFWPCMLLSAGLPLYRHLNVHGYWLVQDTKMSKSLGNVVEPLDFAEKYGRGPFRYFLLREMQFGQDANVSEDALRTRFNADLANDLGNLFSRVLSMTHKYFQGRVPAPGKIRPEEEDLHVLASECLENFQAQFHRFQFSMGLESLWVLVRALNKYVDASQPWALFKQEQTDLLGTVMYTLLEGMRKVAVHLWPVMPEQSETMLGQLGQHGDPERWPHLADEVLRWGGLEPGTEVAASSSLFPRLEMTKPEKHEDKQTKPAPRGQTEKGDGGKKDAKTAQQGDAAELLEFADFQRLDLRVGSVVSAEPVQGADKLLHLHVDIGEDEPRSIVAGIAQHWSPDNLVGRQVVVVANLKPRKLRGALSQGMVLAVHAPEGLRLLAPSDTVPPGSKVS; encoded by the coding sequence TTGCAATCGTTCTTCCTGTCCACGCCCATTTACTACGTCAACGCCAAGCCGCATCTGGGACACGCCTATACCACGGCCGTGGCCGACTCCATGATCCGTTTCCAGAAATTGATGGGGCGCAGGACGTTTTTTTTGACCGGCACGGACGAGCACGGCGACAAAATCGTCCGGGCCGCGGAGGCACGGGGTGTGTCCCCGCGGGAGTACGTGGACACGGTCAGCGCCCAGTTTCAGGGACTGTGGGACGCACTGGGCTACGGCTACGACGACTTCATCCGGACCACCCAGCCCCGGCATGTTGAACGGGTACAGCGGTTTTTGCAGCGTATTTACGACCGGGGAGACATCTATCACGGCGAATACGGCGGGCATTACTGCTTTGGCTGTGAGCGGTTCTATACGGAGAAGGAACTGCGTGACGGACTTTGTCCGGATCACCTCACCGCGCCGGAGTATATTCAGGAAAAGAACTATTTTTTTCGGATGTCCAAGTATCTCGGACCGCTGCGCGAACATATCGAAGCCAATCCGGACTTCATCCGGCCGGAACGCTACCGCAACGAAGTCTTGGGGCTGCTTCGGGAGGACCTGGGGGATCTGTGCATCTCCCGGCCCAAGAGCCGACTGTCCTGGGGCATCGAGCTGCCCTTTGACCCGGAATACGTGACCTACGTCTGGTTCGACGCCCTGCTGAACTACATTACGGCCCTGGAATGGCCGGACGGGGAGCGGTTTGCCACTTTCTGGCCCCAGGCCCAACATCTGGTGGCCAAGGACATCCTCAAGCCCCACGCCGTGTTCTGGCCCTGCATGCTGTTGTCCGCTGGCCTGCCGCTGTATCGTCATTTGAACGTTCACGGCTACTGGCTGGTCCAGGACACCAAGATGAGCAAGAGCCTGGGCAACGTGGTGGAACCGTTGGATTTCGCGGAAAAGTACGGACGCGGTCCGTTTCGCTATTTCCTGCTCCGGGAGATGCAGTTCGGCCAGGACGCCAATGTTTCGGAAGATGCGTTGCGCACGCGCTTCAACGCGGACTTGGCCAACGATCTGGGCAACCTGTTCAGCCGGGTCCTGAGCATGACCCACAAGTATTTCCAGGGCCGGGTACCCGCGCCCGGAAAGATCCGTCCGGAAGAGGAGGATCTGCACGTTCTGGCCTCCGAATGCCTGGAGAACTTCCAGGCCCAGTTTCACCGCTTCCAGTTTTCCATGGGTCTGGAATCCTTGTGGGTGCTGGTCCGGGCGCTGAACAAGTATGTGGACGCGTCCCAGCCCTGGGCCCTGTTCAAGCAGGAGCAGACCGATCTGTTGGGCACGGTGATGTACACCCTGCTGGAAGGCATGCGCAAGGTGGCCGTGCATCTGTGGCCGGTGATGCCCGAGCAAAGCGAGACCATGCTGGGCCAACTTGGCCAACATGGCGACCCGGAACGCTGGCCGCATCTGGCCGACGAGGTCTTGCGGTGGGGCGGTTTGGAGCCTGGAACCGAGGTGGCCGCGTCTTCCAGCCTTTTCCCCCGCCTGGAAATGACGAAGCCCGAGAAGCATGAAGACAAGCAGACCAAGCCTGCTCCACGAGGGCAAACTGAAAAGGGCGACGGCGGAAAAAAAGACGCGAAAACAGCTCAACAAGGCGACGCCGCGGAGTTGTTGGAGTTCGCCGATTTTCAGCGCCTGGATCTGCGCGTGGGCTCGGTTGTCTCGGCAGAACCGGTGCAGGGGGCGGACAAGCTGCTCCACTTGCACGTGGATATCGGGGAAGACGAGCCGCGGAGCATCGTGGCCGGTATCGCCCAGCACTGGTCCCCGGACAACCTTGTCGGTCGCCAAGTCGTGGTGGTGGCCAACCTCAAACCCCGCAAACTGCGCGGCGCCTTGTCTCAGGGCATGGTCCTGGCCGTCCATGCCCCCGAGGGGCTGCGCCTGCTGGCGCCGTCGGACACCGTGCCGCCGGGCAGCAAGGTTTCGTAG
- the ricT gene encoding PSP1 domain-containing protein has product MSNILSVRVTSGNRLLQFRSEPYVVSQGDHVLVQVQGELHMGKVERITPLAGCEGGTRWAEPEDVEAREDLSDQNDEVGGESEADVESASERVSDSAADSVLGGASDKDAECDRGAGSAENNGMPSIFRPATEEDLIRDRENRELARNAFAYCRECITERALDMKLVDVEVLFDGSKMVFYFTAPNRIDFRELVKDLVRSYRTRIELRQIGARHETQMLGGLGNCGQLVCCQRFLRQFAPSTIKMAKEQNLFLNPAKISGVCNRLLCCLSYEQPNYDEFLNQCPKVGKRFPTSLGTAKVIRANYFRRTVSVFMEPGGEKEVDLEEWKRLVSPPRERGEPERREPGPRSGRPEGADVEPPRVVSRPVPAPESVTADTPGRQVEAPRASSEADRPSPAPSRKKNKRSGRKGKPRPEKAPSADSKAEQGNPPATGSGAARDSSSGSPSGKPDPATPGKSKRRSRSSRRKPKKQSGPPKEQS; this is encoded by the coding sequence GCCCTACGTGGTCTCCCAGGGCGACCATGTCCTGGTCCAGGTGCAGGGCGAGCTGCATATGGGCAAGGTTGAACGGATCACGCCTCTGGCCGGGTGCGAAGGCGGAACGCGATGGGCCGAACCGGAGGATGTCGAGGCCCGCGAGGATTTGAGCGACCAAAATGATGAAGTGGGCGGCGAGTCTGAAGCTGACGTGGAAAGTGCCTCGGAAAGGGTTTCTGACAGTGCCGCCGACAGTGTTTTGGGCGGTGCTTCAGATAAGGACGCCGAGTGCGATCGGGGTGCGGGTTCCGCCGAGAACAACGGCATGCCGTCCATTTTTCGTCCGGCCACGGAAGAGGATTTGATCCGGGATCGGGAAAACCGGGAATTGGCTCGGAACGCCTTTGCCTACTGCCGGGAGTGCATCACGGAGCGCGCTCTGGATATGAAGTTGGTGGACGTGGAAGTGCTGTTCGACGGCAGCAAGATGGTCTTCTACTTCACCGCGCCCAACCGGATCGACTTTCGGGAGCTGGTCAAGGATCTGGTCCGCTCCTACCGTACCCGGATTGAGCTGCGCCAGATCGGGGCCCGCCATGAAACCCAGATGCTCGGCGGCCTGGGCAATTGCGGGCAGTTGGTCTGTTGCCAACGCTTCTTGCGTCAGTTCGCCCCCTCGACCATCAAAATGGCCAAGGAGCAGAATTTGTTTCTGAACCCGGCCAAGATTTCCGGGGTCTGCAACCGCCTGTTGTGCTGCCTGAGCTATGAACAGCCCAATTACGATGAATTTTTGAATCAATGTCCGAAAGTGGGCAAGCGTTTCCCCACTTCTCTTGGAACGGCCAAGGTGATCCGGGCCAATTATTTCCGCCGCACCGTGTCCGTTTTCATGGAGCCCGGTGGAGAAAAGGAAGTGGATCTGGAAGAATGGAAACGTCTGGTTTCCCCGCCCAGGGAGAGAGGGGAACCGGAGCGCCGCGAGCCCGGACCTCGGTCCGGAAGGCCGGAGGGGGCCGACGTTGAGCCGCCGCGAGTGGTTTCCCGGCCCGTACCGGCTCCTGAGTCCGTAACGGCGGACACCCCCGGTCGCCAAGTCGAAGCTCCCCGGGCGAGTTCGGAAGCGGATCGTCCGTCCCCGGCCCCGTCTCGAAAAAAGAACAAACGCTCCGGGCGCAAAGGAAAGCCTCGCCCCGAGAAGGCGCCTTCCGCTGATTCGAAGGCCGAACAGGGCAACCCTCCGGCTACCGGTTCCGGCGCGGCTCGTGATTCTTCGAGTGGTTCTCCATCCGGCAAGCCCGACCCCGCCACGCCGGGCAAGTCCAAACGTCGTTCGCGGTCGTCGCGTCGCAAGCCCAAGAAACAGTCCGGCCCTCCCAAGGAACAAAGCTGA